A segment of the Campylobacter vulpis genome:
AGTTTTTGAACGCAAATTTGGTAAAAAAGCCATATTGATAGCAAGTGATGAAAAAGAGCTTGAAAATGCTTTGACAAAGCTTGAATTTATCGAGGGTTTAAACTTTTCTTTTCATAATCATACCCAAACAAATAGGGAAAATTTTGCCGTGCGTTTAAGGCATTTAATTGGTGATGAGGATTTAGGCGTGGTGGAGAGTGGGGAGTGGCTTCGCTATGGGGATTTAAGGTTAAATGTCGATACTTGCACACTTTGCCTTGCTTGCGTGGGTGCTTGTAATGTCGGTGCTTTAGTGGCAGATAGCAAGGAAAACGCACTGAAATTTAATCCTAGCCTTTGCACAACTTGCGGATACTGCGAGGCAAGCTGTGCGGAAAAGGATACCTTAAAGCTTGAGCGAAGTGGGCTAAGGCTTGAAAAGAGTTATTTTGATTTTCGCACTTTGGCTAAAGATGAGCTTTTTGCTTGCGTGGAGTGCGGAAAGGAATTTGCAACTAAAAAAGCGGTGGAGAAAATCGCCTCTTTGATGAGAGATAAATTTGCAAACGATGAAGCCAAGCTTAAAAGCCTATATTGCTGTGCGGACTGCAAGGCTAAGGTGATGTTAGGGGCTATGATGAGGACTTAGCGGAATTTTTCAAGCTCCTCTTCTATGCTTTGTTCTAGCGTTAAAAGCTCTTCGTAATTTTTCTTATGTGTTTCTACTAATTCATCAAATTTAAAGCCTAGCATTACGATACGATAAAGGTTTGGCTTGTATTTTCTCCAATTATATAAAGTGCTAACATCAACACCCAAATGATACGCCATATCGCGTTTGCTTTTTTTCGCCATAAGCTACCTTAAATTTTAAATGCTTTGGGGTGATTTTACATTAAAAATTCTTTATTAAAAACACTTGAAATAATCAATGTTTTATTAAAAATATATTTAATATTTCAATATTTTATAAGTTAAATTGTGGAACAATTCCATTTCATTTTTTTAAGAAAGGAGTTTTTATGCGGTTTCTTTTAGTTTTAGCATTTTTGACAAGCGTTATCTTTGCTAATGGAAGTAAGGAATTTTTAAAGTCTTACGCAGATAGTTGTGAGCAACAAGCTGGTGGCATAGAGTATAGGGAGTATTGCATTTGTATGGCACAAAGCGTTTTAAATCGTTTGAGTGATGAGGAAAGAGCATTGCTTAATGAAAGAGCTGTTACGCCAAGTAATGCTCAAAAAATTCAAAAATTGCAAGCAAAAATTCTGCAATTGAGTCTTGATGAACAAATTATTTATTCTTGTGCGGATTAATATTTAATTAACAAAGGAGAGAAATTATGGATTTTAATACGGTTTTAATGAGTATTGGCGATAAATTGCCAAGAGATGGAGTAGCTTCTATAACATTAAAAGATAAGTTTGAAAAATTAAGCGAAGAGAGTCAAAAAAATGCTATCACGCAACTATCTGTTCTTAATCTCAAAAGTCCAGCTTTAGTATTTTGGGTAGGGACTTTTTTATTAGGAGCTTTAGGAGTTGGTCGTTTTATGATAGGCGATATGATTTTGGGTTTTGTGCGTTTAGTCTTGACGGTTTTAGCTATGGTGGTTAGTATCTTTTACGCATCATCAATGAATGATTTTGTGGGTTTATTGTATGGATTATTGACGGTTGCCAATTGGATTTGGTGGATTGTCGATATGTTTTTAGTGGGTAAAAAACTGCGTAAGAAAAATTACGAAAAAATTAGTGCTGTTTTTGACAATTTAAAATAAAGGAGAAAAGATGAAAAATTTAGTGAAAATTTTATTTGCTAGTTTTATAGCTGTGCTTTTGAGTGCTTGCGGTGGAGGAATTCCAAAATGTGGAGATAAAGATGTCCAAAATGTTCTTACTGACATAATGTTAGATAGTGGGCTTCTTGCTAATGTATCGGAAGTGGAGCGTAAGAAATTAAAATTTACTTATGGTGGATTTATGAGCGAATTGACAGATAAGGAGGCTAAAACTCAGCATTGTAAAGCACAAATGAAGATAAGCGGAACAATCAATTCTCGTCCGTATAAATATGATAGGTGGATTAATTATTCTGCGCGCTATACAGATGATAAGCAAATTTATGTAGAAATGCACTAATAGGATATTTGCGTGAATGAGAAAATAGTTTTGCTTGGCATTAGGGATAAAACAACGGAGGGGGATTTTTTAACCCTTTCCGCCATATTAGAAAATATGCCAGAAGAAAAGCAAAAAAGAGTTCTGCAAGCTCTTTTATACTGCCCTTTAATAAATCCTATAACCCCATTGATAGCTAGCATCATCGCAGGTTGTGTATGTTGCGGATGGTTAGCTTTAGACCGCTTTATCGTTAAAGATTATTTTTTAGCGTTTTTACGAGTTTTTGTTAGTCTTATACTTTGTTTAACTTGCTTTTTTCTTGGAATATATTTAGAAGAGGAGGGCGAAATTATAGGAAGTGAAATTTTTTTGGGATTTGCACTATTTTTTCTTATCGTTGGTGTAGTTTGGTGGATGGTTGATTTATTTTTAGTTTATCAAAAGGCTAAAAGGCAAAATTATGAAAAAATTTTAAATATTATGCAGCTATAATTATTTTGTTGAAAAATAAAGATGAAAAAGGAAAAAGCAATGATTAAATTTAACGCGTTAATTACACTTCAAGGTGCAGCTAACACAGGAAAGACTGCAAGTATTTCTCGTGCATTTTTACACACTTTAGAAAATAAAGTTTTAGTGAAATATTTTAAATATTATGAAAAAGGCGATTTTGTAGCCATAGTGGAATTTGATGGTAAATATGTAGCTTTTTGCTCAGTTGGTGATGTTGATTTAGAGCTTGTAAATCAATTTGAGTTGCTAAACAAAGAAGCTTTAGAGCAAGGCATTGAGTGCTTTGATGTTTTTATAGTGGCACATCGCACAAGTGGTAAAACTTGCGATTTTATAAAAGAATGCTTAAAGCAAAATACTCAAGCTAAGATTAGAGAATTTAAAAGTCTAACCAAAGGTGAATTTTATGATGAAAATGGGGGATTTTTACACAAAAAAATGGAGCAACACATCGAACAGACTTCTAAAGAGCTTTACGAGGCAATTAAAGCTTGTCTCTAATATGACGCTTTTTTAGGTTTGACTTAGTTCAAACCTTTCTTCTTCATTCAAAACTTTTCGCTACAATACTTCAAAAATTCTAAGGAAAATTATGGTTGAGGTTAAAAATCTTACTATGCGTTTTGCAAATCAGCTTTTATTTGAAAATGTGAATTTAAAGCTTGTTAGAGGGCAGAGATATGGACTTATCGGGGCAAATGGAGCGGGTAAATCGACCTTTTTAAAAATCCTCTCAAAAGAGCTTGAAGCAAGTAGTGGGGAAGTTTGCTTTGATGAGGGCTTAAGAGTGGCAGTTTTAGGGCAAGACCAATTCGCCTTTGAAAATTACACCATAAAAGATGCGGTAATGTGTGCTAATAAAAGGCTTTACGAGGCTTTAAAAGAAAAAGAAAAGCTTTATTTAAGTGAGGAATTTACAGATGAGATAAATGAGCGTTTAGGGGAACTTGAGATGATAACAGCCGAAGAAGACCCCAATTATGACTGCGAAACGAGGTGTGAGAAGATTTTAAGCTCTTTAAAAATCAAGGATTTTAACGCACTTATGAGTAGTTTGCAAAGTGCGGATAAATTTAAGGTTTTATTAGCACAGGTGCTGTTTTTAGGTGCTGATGTGCTTTTTTTGGACGAGCCGACAAATAACCTTGACTTAGAGGCGATTTCTTGGCTTGAAAATGAGCTTTTACGCCACGAGGGAACGCTTGTAGTCATTAGCCATGATAGGCATTTTTTAAACAAAATTTGCACGCGAATTTTAGATGTGGATTTTAAACAAATTCGCGATTTTGCGGGTAATTATGATGAGTGGTATATGGCTTCTACGCTTTTGGCAAAACAAGCCGAACTCAAGCGTGATAAGACTTTAAAAGAGCGTGAGGAGCTAGAAAATTTCATACGCCGTTTTTCTGCAAATGCTTCAAAGGCAAAGCAAGCCACATCTAGGGCGAAGGCTTTGGAAAAATTAGAGTTAGAGGAGATTAAAATCTCAAGCAGACGCGACCCTAGCATAGTCTTTCGTCCTATGCGTGAAATAGGGAACGAGGTGCTGGAATTTAAGGGCATTAGCAAGGCTTATGATAAGGCTTTGTTTTCAAATTTGGAGCTTAAAATAGAAAAGGGGGATAAAATCGCCCTTATCGGTGCAAACGGCGTGGGTAAAAGCACTTTGGCTAAAATCATCGCCGGGGCGTTAAAGGCTGATAGTGGCTTGGTGCATTTGGGTGCGACCATAGAACTTGGCTATTTTCCGCAGGATACAAGTAATATCATTTGTGAAAATTTGAAACTTTACGAATGGCTGATGAGTGAAAAATTTAAAGACCTAGATGAAATTCGCAAGTGTTTAGGTAGAATGCTTTTTAGTGGCACGGAGCAGGAAAAAAGTGCGGGGAGTTTAAGTGGGGGTGAGAAGCACAGATTAATGCTCTCTCGCCTTATGCTAGAGCGGGGGAATTTCTTGCTTTTGGACGAGCCTGATAATCATCTTGATTTAGAAAGCATTATTGCTTTGGGCGAGGCTTTGTATCGTTTTAAGGGGGTGGTGCTTTGTATCACGCACGATAGGGAGCTAGTGAGTGCTTTTGCGAATCGCATTTGGCATTTAGACGGAGGAAAGTTGCGTGATTTTCACGGGACTTATGAGGAATTTTTAGGAGAGAATAATGGCTAAATTTAGAATTCAATACAGCGCAGGTTTTGGACACTCAACGCAAAATCATAAGGGCTTTGGACCGACCATTTATATAGAAGAGGTGGTGGAATTTGACAATGGCAAGGACTATTTTGACTATGTGGATTTTTATAAAGCCTATTCTAAGAGCGATGATACCTATTTTCACATTTCTTTTTTAGAGGATAGACCTTTGAGCGAAAAGGAAATTCTTATCCGCAACGAATACCGCAAAATGCGTGATGAAAACTGCAAAAGGGCTAAAGAGGAATTTATCAAAAATAACGAAATCGAGCCTGAGCATTTACCAACGCACGGGGACTAAGTTTATGATAAGATCTTGAAAGCTTGCGGACTGAAAGTCTTTGAAAAGCTTTCAAATTCCGCTTTTTCTTTTTGACTTAATTCAAGCTTAAAGATGATGTGAGTTTCCTTAAATTCCCTTTGAAAGGCGATATTATTTTTCTTTAAAAAATGCTCCATCTTGGAAGAAGTTTTAAAATCAAGACTAAATTCAACCCCCTCTTTAAGCTCAAAAGGCTCTAAAATCGCTTCTTTTACTGCCAAATTTACCGCCTCGCCGTAAGCTCTTACAAGCCCTCCCGTGCCAAGCTTAATGCCTCCAAAATATCGCACTACAATGACACTAACATTAACAAGCTCCTTGCCCCTTAGCACATTAAGACAAGGCAGCGCGGAAGTGTTTTTAGGCTCACCATCATCGCTTTTATCCTCTACGATTTGATGATTTTCATTTAAAAAGCGATACGCCCATACAAAATGCACGGCTTTACTATGCTCTTTTTTTAAGGCACTAAGCAAATTTTTAAATTCATTAAAGGGGCTAAGATGTGCTATGAAGAGCGATTTTTTAATCTCATAGTGTGCTGTGTAAAGTGAAGATATGGTTTGCAAAGGACACCTTTTTTGCATTATTGTAGCGTAAATTAAATAAAGTGTGTTAGAATTTAGTTTTTTATCAAAGAGCCTTTTATGAAAAATGTTTCCATTATCGTGCCGTTTTTTAATGTTGAAAAGTATTTTAGAGAGTGCTTAGAAAGCCTTGTAAATCAAGATTATGAAAATATACAATTCATCTTAATCGACGATGAAAGCACGGATAAAAGCTTAAATATAGCTAAAGAATTCGCACAAAAAGATAGTCGCATTTGCATTTTAAGTCAGAAAAATGCCGGACAAGCGACGGCTAGGAATTTAGGACTTGACTTTTTAGAGAGTAAATTAAAATTTGATTTTAAGGGCGATGAGGGGGGGCTGTGTGCGTTTGTTGGGGAGGGTTTTAAAGCGTGGCAAAATGCCGAATTTGAGTTTAAAAACACAGATTATTTACTCTTTGTCGATAGCGATGATGTAGTTGAAAAAAGCTTTGTGAGTGAGTGCTTAAAAGCCATTAAAGACGCTGATGTGCTGTGGTTTAACTATGATTTTTTATGCGAAATTGCTCTAAAAAAAATTCCCAAAAGTCAAATGGAGCTTTTTGATTTGAGTGAGGGCATCATCAGTGCTAAAAAATGGCTTGAAGTAGCGAAAACTAAGCCTTTGTTTTGGCTGACTTGGCAGGGTATGATAGACTTTAAATTCTTGCAAAAAATTAAACTTCGCTTTGTAAATGGAGCGATTTATGAGGATAATTGCTTTGGGGTGTTGCTTTTTTCGATGGCTAAAAAAATTGCCATTTGTAAGAAAAAGCTTTATCATTATAGACTGCGTGCAAATTCTACTATGAACCCTGAAAAAAGGGAGCTTTCAAGGCATTCTTATCTTTATGAGCTTTATTTGGCTGTGGGGGAGGATTTTGAGGCGTTAAAAACACAGCAATGGGCTAAAAGTTGGGTTTTGAGTGCGATGTATATGAGTGAGTTTGAGGGCTTTGAGGGGGAATTTAGGGAGCATTTTATGCCTATTTTTTTGGATAGGGCGGTGGCGTGTTTATTTTTGGAAAAAGACCCTTTAAATTTAAGGCAAAAACTTGAGGTTTTGAACGAGGAATTTGAGCGTTATATTTTAAGTGGGGCGGAGTGTGTGAGGCACGAAAAAGCTTATAAGCTTGGTTTTATTTTCTTGCAAAATTATAAGAGTTTTGGGGGACTTAAAAGGCTTTTTAAAGAACTTAAAAAGGGTGCTTTGGAGTGCGAAAGAGAGTGGAGGGAATTTGCGAAAAATAAGGTTAAATTTCATTTTTTGCGTTTTGATGAGGATAAAAATAATATAGAAATTTTGAAAATTAAAAGGCATTATTCATATAAAGTGGGTAAAATTATGAGTTTTTTTGAAAAATTTTTAAATTGAAGGTTTGTTTAATAATGGAGCAAAGAATTATGAAAAAAGTTGGAATAGTTATACCTATCTACAATTCAGGGAAGTATTTAAGAGAGTGTTTGGATAGTGTGATAAATCAAACTTATAAGAATTTTGAAGTTGTTTTGGTAAATGATGGTAGCACAGATGAAATTTCTTTCAATATAGCTAAAGAATATGTTTTAAAAGATGAAAGATTTATTCTTTTTGATAAAAAAAATGGAGGGCAAAGTTCGTCTAGAAATGTGGGTATAGAATATTTTGAGGGTAAATATAAATTAAAAAACAAATCAAATTTTGTAGATGAAAAAGCTCTAGTGGAATTTGATATCGAGGGAGAAAATCAATATGGCATCTCAAATGTTTATAAGTGCTTTAACAATAATCGAGAAGTTGGTGATTTCTCGCATTCTAATATAGATTATATTATTTTTTTAGATAGTGATGATTATTGGGAATTGAATTGTTTGGAAGAGTGCGTTGCTAAAATGGACGGAGTTGAGATTGTTTGGTTTGATTATGGTTTTAAGCATGAAATTGATGAAAAACATTATGCACATAAAATAGCCGTTAGGGATAGTTTTTTGAAAATTTATGGATATAAATTTTCAAAAAAGATTACAAAACTAGAATGGCTTGATAGAGTTGATAATAGTAATTCGACTTTCGCGTGTGTGTGTGGGGGGTTGATTGATTTTAGCTTTTTGAAGAAGATCGAACTGAAATTTTTAGATAATGTTATCCACGAAGATCATCATTTTGGGATTTTACTTTTTTTGCAAGCAAATAATATTTATGTGCTTCTTAAAGAATTATATAAGTATCGAATCACCGCTGGAACAACTTGTCATTATGATGAAAAAATAAAAAGCATTCCCGCTTATATTAATGGGTATTACGAAATTTTTGGCGATATGGATTTAGCAAAAAAATATCATATGATAAGTAGTATTTTTATCAATGCTTTAGAAATTATTAAATTTATCAAAGCTCAGGAGGATTTAGATTTTGCACGGAAGATAGAGCGTAGTTTTCTTGATTTTTTATATTTTTATCATTTTGCGTTGCTTGAATTTGATAAAGATCCTCTAGGTTTAGTTGAAAAATTAAAAAATCTAAAAATAATCTTTAAAGAGCATGAATTGCAATATCCAGAGCTTGATTTTTTTGTTAAAAATGGGACAGGAGTTCAAAAAATAAAAACAAGTTTAGAGTATCATACAGGCTCTAAGGTCATCAAACTATTTAAACGCAAGAAGATATTTAAAGCACTTTCATTTATACTTGAATCGTCTAAGAAAATACAAGATGAAAATTTTTCAAAGCTTCCATATGAAGCCTATCCGGATTATGAGCAAATTCTTAAAGTGCAACAACATCTTTCTTATAGAATTGGATGTAAGATAGTGTCAAAAAAGAGTGTGAAGCATCGCTCTTATATTTGGTTGCTTATGCAATTATTGGGAGTTTTTATTATATGGTCTTTGAGGAAGAGGTTGAAAGTAAAACAACATACAGTTTTAAGAAAAATAGAAAAAAATGATAGAATGCAATATCCTATATTTAAAGAGTGTGATTTGATAGATGTTGCTTACAAGAAGGATGTTTTAAAAAATTCTTTCATAAATCAAAAAAGGGGTGATAAGTATTGGAATTGTTGTATAGGCTATGATGTGCTTTTG
Coding sequences within it:
- a CDS encoding transcriptional regulator; its protein translation is MAKKSKRDMAYHLGVDVSTLYNWRKYKPNLYRIVMLGFKFDELVETHKKNYEELLTLEQSIEEELEKFR
- a CDS encoding ABC-F family ATP-binding cassette domain-containing protein, which translates into the protein MVEVKNLTMRFANQLLFENVNLKLVRGQRYGLIGANGAGKSTFLKILSKELEASSGEVCFDEGLRVAVLGQDQFAFENYTIKDAVMCANKRLYEALKEKEKLYLSEEFTDEINERLGELEMITAEEDPNYDCETRCEKILSSLKIKDFNALMSSLQSADKFKVLLAQVLFLGADVLFLDEPTNNLDLEAISWLENELLRHEGTLVVISHDRHFLNKICTRILDVDFKQIRDFAGNYDEWYMASTLLAKQAELKRDKTLKEREELENFIRRFSANASKAKQATSRAKALEKLELEEIKISSRRDPSIVFRPMREIGNEVLEFKGISKAYDKALFSNLELKIEKGDKIALIGANGVGKSTLAKIIAGALKADSGLVHLGATIELGYFPQDTSNIICENLKLYEWLMSEKFKDLDEIRKCLGRMLFSGTEQEKSAGSLSGGEKHRLMLSRLMLERGNFLLLDEPDNHLDLESIIALGEALYRFKGVVLCITHDRELVSAFANRIWHLDGGKLRDFHGTYEEFLGENNG
- a CDS encoding IMPACT family protein, with product MQTISSLYTAHYEIKKSLFIAHLSPFNEFKNLLSALKKEHSKAVHFVWAYRFLNENHQIVEDKSDDGEPKNTSALPCLNVLRGKELVNVSVIVVRYFGGIKLGTGGLVRAYGEAVNLAVKEAILEPFELKEGVEFSLDFKTSSKMEHFLKKNNIAFQREFKETHIIFKLELSQKEKAEFESFSKTFSPQAFKILS
- a CDS encoding glycosyltransferase family 2 protein: MKNVSIIVPFFNVEKYFRECLESLVNQDYENIQFILIDDESTDKSLNIAKEFAQKDSRICILSQKNAGQATARNLGLDFLESKLKFDFKGDEGGLCAFVGEGFKAWQNAEFEFKNTDYLLFVDSDDVVEKSFVSECLKAIKDADVLWFNYDFLCEIALKKIPKSQMELFDLSEGIISAKKWLEVAKTKPLFWLTWQGMIDFKFLQKIKLRFVNGAIYEDNCFGVLLFSMAKKIAICKKKLYHYRLRANSTMNPEKRELSRHSYLYELYLAVGEDFEALKTQQWAKSWVLSAMYMSEFEGFEGEFREHFMPIFLDRAVACLFLEKDPLNLRQKLEVLNEEFERYILSGAECVRHEKAYKLGFIFLQNYKSFGGLKRLFKELKKGALECEREWREFAKNKVKFHFLRFDEDKNNIEILKIKRHYSYKVGKIMSFFEKFLN
- a CDS encoding glycosyltransferase family 2 protein translates to MEQRIMKKVGIVIPIYNSGKYLRECLDSVINQTYKNFEVVLVNDGSTDEISFNIAKEYVLKDERFILFDKKNGGQSSSRNVGIEYFEGKYKLKNKSNFVDEKALVEFDIEGENQYGISNVYKCFNNNREVGDFSHSNIDYIIFLDSDDYWELNCLEECVAKMDGVEIVWFDYGFKHEIDEKHYAHKIAVRDSFLKIYGYKFSKKITKLEWLDRVDNSNSTFACVCGGLIDFSFLKKIELKFLDNVIHEDHHFGILLFLQANNIYVLLKELYKYRITAGTTCHYDEKIKSIPAYINGYYEIFGDMDLAKKYHMISSIFINALEIIKFIKAQEDLDFARKIERSFLDFLYFYHFALLEFDKDPLGLVEKLKNLKIIFKEHELQYPELDFFVKNGTGVQKIKTSLEYHTGSKVIKLFKRKKIFKALSFILESSKKIQDENFSKLPYEAYPDYEQILKVQQHLSYRIGCKIVSKKSVKHRSYIWLLMQLLGVFIIWSLRKRLKVKQHTVLRKIEKNDRMQYPIFKECDLIDVAYKKDVLKNSFINQKRGDKYWNCCIGYDVLLEGIKIKFDKKINREDVKIFLYSYDKKLLVESDLFFDDEEYGYYINISQSIVIQQVDIFVKDDIELLEFKIFTRKTLGYVVSAKPDAFGMRLAGIMVGMYLAKQINFKFAFVWENKIDVDFLNVRQSVKNDDIHYLGNAMEKADYIFDSDFLNNYLIDSKCTTPSWGHNLGFKKRTLKELKYGKSDEVWGWYSTDILPSKWIEGCDEEECLKDLSRIYHSIKFSSRFNKILNDLDLIFKRIDKEFIAIHIRGGEVIFSDSRKVPGWHVTQERYFPYEIALELALRELNKGNLVIIFGQDLKSNAILTNFIANKTNMNMIKCVDDFIECDYTDMERSFFDMNFISRAKIIYSAKESVFSKVAMMISGKNNLISYHDVFSLQEQYDIIQKNLFCLNLHQLHTAMAYYRLYVLSKMMGKSKEEIFNFLTKALECDQENDAYRIYIIDFYLQYKRYEDADQMLKIIFETRKEQFLKNFFENSCQSFNDEYKRYLSYRQNGYKYIDSMKEKVKKWIKTK